The following proteins come from a genomic window of Nostoc sp. TCL26-01:
- a CDS encoding ADP-ribosylglycohydrolase family protein, with amino-acid sequence MRYSLVSRFRGTLLGTVIGAGLVPGGEAVQQTVDSQIIPAVITGCGSLVRLGRLDLDDWREIYQQEFFSSGTAESITLKIILATIPVALFFHENPVKLQQNLLEVVKIWSDDAIIRDGTLAIGYAIAQSLTEKLQPQTLIPQIISFIGDTHTSIPQNLLKVNQAVTQGSGLTRLLSELNGTEKLSSALAVGFYCFLSTLEDLRLTMLQTVKLNSVYAQTIIAITGALSGSYNSTVGIPVNWQVALLGKNSAATGESKLWQMLELGDALAAVWSGVYHLTAYPREFSEHGCIMFEQQVPLSVYAAPRIIRGH; translated from the coding sequence ATGCGTTATTCACTGGTGAGTAGGTTTAGAGGGACTTTATTGGGAACAGTTATAGGTGCGGGTTTAGTTCCTGGTGGGGAAGCAGTACAGCAGACAGTTGACTCTCAAATTATTCCAGCTGTGATTACTGGCTGTGGAAGTTTGGTGAGGCTGGGAAGACTAGATTTAGATGATTGGCGAGAAATTTACCAACAAGAATTTTTTAGTTCAGGTACAGCTGAAAGTATTACACTCAAAATTATTTTAGCGACGATACCCGTAGCATTATTTTTCCACGAAAATCCAGTTAAGTTGCAGCAAAATTTGCTGGAAGTGGTGAAAATCTGGAGCGATGACGCAATTATCCGTGATGGTACTCTAGCAATAGGATATGCGATCGCTCAATCACTTACAGAAAAACTCCAACCCCAAACTCTCATTCCGCAAATAATTTCTTTTATTGGCGACACTCACACCTCAATACCACAAAATTTACTAAAAGTCAATCAAGCTGTGACTCAAGGATCTGGGTTAACAAGATTGCTAAGTGAGTTGAATGGTACAGAAAAGCTCAGTAGTGCTTTGGCTGTAGGATTTTACTGTTTTCTTAGCACCTTAGAAGACTTGCGTTTAACAATGTTGCAGACAGTAAAACTCAACTCTGTTTATGCACAGACAATCATTGCCATAACTGGTGCTTTATCTGGAAGTTATAACAGTACTGTCGGTATTCCCGTTAATTGGCAGGTGGCACTTTTAGGTAAGAACTCAGCAGCCACAGGAGAAAGCAAGCTCTGGCAAATGTTAGAATTGGGCGATGCCCTTGCCGCAGTGTGGTCAGGAGTTTATCATCTGACTGCATATCCAAGGGAGTTTTCCGAACACGGATGTATCATGTTTGAGCAACAAGTTCCCTTGTCTGTTTATGCTGCACCTCGAATCATTCGGGGGCATTAA
- a CDS encoding HD family phosphohydrolase, which produces MVKSVKNHTGIDAINWSWVHEKRSSIVLAIAVVSLTGVVGHKLYNQPQLKIGTAAPQTIRAPRTANIEDQQQTDLKRKAASKSSTPVLMVDAKTTAQIDQYLQKILNEGNEIRISAGSFPFFDTSVLSLPIQHYLRSCSDSEWQGVLAAIENTGQGEVGFFTQKSGDRSKKRQSSQKHSSVEQIQESQVQGISIDSTHPTANLSSPVAKNVEVNVKTEFIQALAELATYRVTTGEQNLSTLVTQIAQARLAYAQASVQLLNLDTIATQTVYHDTILLELSDNEWTHTQQGIRQSAERILAQGIPPGLPQNILQNAVSLQVQTFVPKNAETLATKVLLAVLQPNLKEDQEQTQQQAKQAAAIVAPVLVEVKQGTVIVHKGEKITAWDFEILEHYQLIRRENNWLGLLKLASITTGAICVFVLLEKRNQCPLRQRDRLLVLLLTLSTPGVLAVGIPYTTWAAVGLLLGSFYGRTLGVTVVGLLLVMLVISMEVSIIGLLAGAAGGILGSYLAQRLRSREELALLGMAIAGMQGGVYLLIKVLIGAAFGAGWYVILQEAGLFALSGLAWSIVALGLSPYLEKVFDLVTPIRLAELANPNRPLLKRLATETPGTFQHTLFVATLAEAAAKKLGCNVELVRAGTLYHDIGKMHDPLGFIENQMGGPNKHETEIQDPWKSAAIIKKHVTEGLVMARKHLLPTAIQAFIPEHQGTMLIAYFYHQAEQMAENDPSIILDDDDFRYDGPIPQSRETGIVMLADACEAALRSLKDVNHEQAVTVLNNILRARWQDNQLIDSGLTREEMSQIAEIFVEVWQQFHHKRIAYPKVKV; this is translated from the coding sequence ATGGTAAAATCGGTCAAAAATCACACTGGGATAGATGCAATAAATTGGAGCTGGGTGCATGAAAAGCGTTCCTCTATTGTTTTGGCGATCGCAGTTGTATCCCTTACGGGTGTTGTGGGTCATAAGTTATACAATCAACCCCAATTAAAAATCGGCACAGCCGCGCCACAGACAATTAGAGCGCCACGTACTGCTAACATCGAAGATCAGCAACAAACTGACTTAAAACGCAAAGCAGCCAGTAAAAGCTCCACACCAGTGTTAATGGTTGATGCCAAAACTACAGCACAAATTGACCAATATTTACAAAAAATCCTGAATGAAGGTAACGAAATCCGCATTTCTGCTGGTTCATTTCCGTTTTTTGATACCTCAGTATTGTCTTTACCGATCCAGCACTATCTACGTTCTTGTTCTGATTCAGAATGGCAGGGAGTTTTAGCAGCCATAGAAAATACAGGTCAAGGAGAAGTAGGATTTTTTACTCAAAAATCAGGCGATCGCTCCAAAAAACGCCAATCTTCACAAAAGCATTCTAGTGTTGAGCAAATTCAGGAAAGCCAAGTCCAAGGTATCTCTATTGACTCGACTCATCCCACAGCAAATTTATCTTCTCCAGTAGCTAAAAATGTTGAAGTTAACGTCAAGACAGAGTTTATCCAAGCCTTAGCAGAATTAGCCACTTATCGTGTCACTACCGGCGAGCAGAACCTATCTACACTTGTAACTCAAATTGCTCAAGCAAGGCTGGCTTATGCTCAAGCTAGTGTCCAACTTTTAAACCTAGACACGATCGCCACACAGACAGTCTATCACGACACCATTTTGTTAGAGTTGTCTGATAACGAGTGGACACACACACAACAGGGAATTCGCCAAAGTGCAGAACGGATTCTCGCTCAAGGTATTCCCCCCGGCTTACCCCAGAATATTCTACAAAATGCAGTCAGTTTACAAGTACAAACATTTGTCCCGAAAAATGCGGAAACTTTAGCAACTAAAGTACTACTAGCTGTGCTGCAACCCAATCTCAAGGAAGATCAGGAACAAACGCAACAACAAGCAAAACAAGCAGCCGCGATTGTCGCCCCCGTACTAGTTGAGGTGAAGCAAGGGACGGTGATTGTCCATAAGGGAGAAAAAATTACCGCCTGGGATTTTGAGATATTAGAACATTATCAACTGATTCGCCGGGAAAATAACTGGTTGGGTTTGCTCAAGCTGGCAAGTATTACGACTGGGGCTATTTGTGTATTCGTCTTGCTGGAAAAGCGCAATCAGTGTCCTTTACGTCAACGCGATCGCCTGTTAGTTTTACTGCTGACTCTGAGTACACCAGGGGTGCTAGCAGTTGGTATACCATACACTACTTGGGCTGCTGTGGGTTTGTTATTGGGTAGTTTCTACGGGCGTACCTTGGGTGTCACCGTAGTGGGATTACTCTTGGTCATGCTAGTGATCAGCATGGAAGTGAGCATCATTGGGTTATTAGCTGGGGCGGCGGGTGGAATTTTAGGGAGTTATTTGGCGCAGAGATTGCGATCGCGTGAGGAATTAGCCCTGTTGGGTATGGCGATCGCTGGGATGCAAGGTGGTGTTTATCTGCTGATCAAAGTCTTAATTGGTGCGGCTTTTGGGGCGGGTTGGTATGTCATTCTCCAAGAAGCTGGGTTATTTGCGTTATCTGGCTTGGCTTGGAGTATTGTGGCTTTGGGTTTAAGCCCTTATTTAGAAAAAGTATTTGATTTAGTTACGCCAATTCGGTTGGCAGAATTAGCTAACCCCAATCGACCTTTATTAAAAAGATTAGCCACAGAAACACCAGGGACTTTTCAGCATACTTTGTTTGTGGCAACTTTGGCAGAAGCGGCTGCGAAAAAACTTGGTTGTAATGTAGAGTTGGTTAGGGCTGGGACATTATATCACGATATTGGCAAAATGCACGACCCTTTGGGATTTATTGAAAATCAAATGGGCGGGCCGAATAAACACGAAACCGAAATTCAAGATCCTTGGAAGAGTGCAGCAATTATTAAAAAGCACGTCACTGAAGGGTTAGTGATGGCACGTAAACACCTTTTACCCACTGCAATTCAAGCTTTTATTCCCGAACATCAAGGCACAATGTTGATTGCCTATTTTTATCATCAGGCAGAACAAATGGCTGAGAATGATCCGAGTATTATCCTGGATGATGACGATTTTCGTTATGATGGCCCAATTCCCCAATCGCGGGAAACAGGTATTGTGATGCTAGCTGATGCTTGTGAAGCGGCACTGCGATCGCTTAAAGATGTGAATCATGAACAAGCTGTAACTGTACTTAATAATATTCTCCGTGCCAGATGGCAAGACAATCAACTCATAGATTCAGGCTTAACTAGAGAGGAAATGTCACAAATTGCCGAAATTTTCGTCGAAGTTTGGCAACAGTTCCATCACAAGCGCATTGCTTATCCTAAAGTAAAGGTGTGA
- a CDS encoding GNAT family N-acetyltransferase, whose translation MNIRCENSSDYLAIATINQLAFGRDNEAQLIAAIRMSEFSIPELALVAEVDHVVVGHILFSYINLVDEVTFKVISLAPIAVHPDFQKQGIGTQLVQAGLAKLATRKEVMVIVLGDPQFYTRFGFEPSVKYDIASPFPVPEDVFMVKPLPGYQAKYRGNVIYPPAFNQV comes from the coding sequence ATGAATATTCGTTGTGAAAATTCATCAGATTATCTGGCGATCGCCACAATTAATCAGCTAGCATTTGGACGTGACAATGAGGCTCAACTGATAGCAGCTATTCGGATGTCTGAATTTTCTATTCCCGAACTGGCTTTAGTGGCAGAAGTTGATCATGTTGTAGTTGGACATATTCTTTTTAGTTACATTAATTTGGTAGATGAAGTTACATTTAAAGTTATCAGTTTAGCACCGATCGCTGTTCATCCTGATTTTCAAAAACAAGGTATTGGCACTCAATTAGTGCAAGCTGGGTTAGCCAAATTAGCGACGAGAAAAGAAGTCATGGTAATTGTCTTGGGTGATCCGCAATTTTATACTCGTTTTGGGTTTGAACCATCAGTGAAGTATGACATTGCTAGTCCTTTTCCAGTTCCCGAAGATGTATTTATGGTCAAGCCTCTCCCAGGTTATCAAGCAAAATATCGAGGCAATGTAATTTATCCACCAGCTTTTAATCAAGTTTAA
- a CDS encoding GNAT family N-acetyltransferase: MLLKIIPAETEVHQASAQKIFLEYAQESNLILSREFNLSFDINEILAQYMMQISQFTSPTGCLLLAEYETKTVGCAGLRKIDEGIGEVKRIYVQPEFRQKGIGTCLLKAIIHEAQRIGYSRLRLDTAPFSSAALALYYSLGFQNIEPYIEKIEIPLEYRQNWIFMELILPS, encoded by the coding sequence ATGTTGTTAAAAATCATCCCAGCAGAGACAGAAGTACATCAGGCTTCTGCTCAAAAGATTTTCTTAGAATATGCTCAGGAGTCTAATTTGATATTGAGCCGTGAATTTAATCTTAGTTTTGATATCAATGAAATTTTAGCCCAGTACATGATGCAAATTTCACAATTTACATCGCCAACAGGATGCTTACTCTTAGCAGAATATGAAACAAAAACAGTTGGTTGTGCTGGCTTGCGAAAGATTGATGAGGGTATAGGAGAAGTCAAAAGGATCTATGTACAACCAGAGTTTCGGCAAAAAGGTATAGGTACTTGTTTATTGAAAGCTATAATCCATGAGGCTCAAAGAATTGGTTACTCAAGACTACGCTTAGATACTGCACCTTTTAGCAGTGCCGCATTAGCACTTTATTATTCACTCGGCTTTCAAAATATTGAGCCTTATATAGAAAAAATCGAAATTCCTCTCGAATATCGCCAAAATTGGATTTTTATGGAATTAATTTTACCATCATGA